Proteins encoded by one window of Yersinia massiliensis:
- the deoD gene encoding purine-nucleoside phosphorylase, whose amino-acid sequence MATPHINAEMGDFADVVLMPGDPLRAKFIAETFLQDVKQVNDVRGMLGFTGTYKGRKISVMGHGMGIPSCSIYAKELITDFGVKKIIRVGSCGAVRADVKLRDVVIGMGACTDSKVNRMRFKDHDYAAIADFEMTRNAVDAAKAKGIDVRVGNIFSADLFYTPDPQMFDVMEKYGILGVEMEAAGIYGVAAEFGAKALTICTVSDHIRTGEQTTAAERQTTFNDMIEIALESVLLGDRV is encoded by the coding sequence ATGGCAACGCCACATATTAATGCTGAAATGGGTGATTTCGCTGACGTTGTATTGATGCCAGGGGATCCGCTGCGTGCGAAGTTTATCGCAGAAACCTTCCTACAGGATGTGAAGCAAGTCAACGACGTGCGCGGCATGTTAGGTTTTACCGGTACCTATAAAGGCCGCAAAATTTCAGTGATGGGCCATGGTATGGGTATCCCATCTTGCTCCATTTACGCGAAAGAGTTGATCACCGATTTCGGCGTGAAGAAAATTATCCGTGTCGGTTCCTGTGGTGCGGTACGTGCTGACGTTAAACTGCGTGACGTGGTTATCGGCATGGGCGCGTGCACCGACTCTAAAGTTAACCGTATGCGTTTTAAAGATCATGATTATGCGGCGATTGCTGATTTCGAAATGACCCGCAATGCTGTTGATGCCGCCAAAGCGAAAGGTATCGATGTGCGTGTCGGTAATATCTTCTCTGCGGATCTGTTCTATACGCCAGACCCACAGATGTTTGATGTTATGGAGAAATACGGCATTCTCGGTGTGGAAATGGAAGCCGCAGGTATCTATGGTGTGGCGGCTGAATTCGGTGCAAAAGCCCTGACTATCTGTACCGTTTCTGACCATATTCGTACCGGCGAGCAAACCACTGCCGCTGAGCGTCAAACCACCTTCAATGACATGATTGAGATTGCATTAGAGTCAGTGTTGTTAGGTGACAGAGTCTAA
- a CDS encoding NupC/NupG family nucleoside CNT transporter codes for MLMSLVGMAVLILIAVLLSSNFRAINIRTVIGAFILQVGIGALVLYVPVGRSILGGMSEGVANVIAYGNDGISFMFGGLVSDKMFEVFGGGGFVFALRVLPVIVFFSSLIAVLYYLGVMQLVIKVLGGGLQKLLGTSRTESLSATANIFVGQTEAPLVVRPYIATMTQSELFAVMCGGLASVAGSVLAGYAQMGVPLEYLIAASFMAAPGGLLFAKLMVPETEKTHDKVDATTLIAEDDRPANVIDAAASGAASGLQLALNVGAMLLAFIALIALLNGILGGIGGWFDYPQLSLELILGWVFSPIAYLIGIPWSEAMVAGSFIGQKIIVNEFVAFMNFGQYLQSEELVKAAGLQVISEHTKAIISFALCGFANLSSVAILLGGLGSMAPNRRHDIARFGLKAVAAGTLSNLMSATIAGFFLAL; via the coding sequence ATGCTTATGAGTTTGGTGGGAATGGCAGTACTGATATTAATAGCCGTACTTCTTTCAAGTAATTTTAGGGCGATTAATATCCGCACTGTGATAGGGGCATTTATTCTTCAGGTAGGAATAGGCGCGTTGGTATTATATGTACCGGTAGGGCGCAGTATCTTAGGGGGAATGTCCGAAGGGGTCGCGAATGTTATCGCTTACGGTAATGACGGGATTTCATTTATGTTTGGCGGTTTAGTTTCCGACAAAATGTTTGAAGTCTTTGGCGGGGGCGGGTTTGTCTTTGCCCTGCGTGTACTGCCAGTGATTGTCTTCTTCTCCTCATTGATCGCTGTTTTGTATTATCTCGGTGTGATGCAACTGGTGATCAAGGTGCTAGGCGGCGGCTTACAAAAGCTGCTTGGCACTTCTCGTACTGAATCTCTTTCCGCGACGGCCAATATCTTTGTCGGGCAAACGGAAGCCCCTCTGGTCGTGCGCCCTTATATTGCCACGATGACGCAATCCGAACTGTTTGCAGTGATGTGTGGCGGTTTAGCCTCCGTTGCCGGCTCTGTTTTGGCGGGTTACGCGCAAATGGGGGTGCCATTGGAGTACCTGATTGCCGCCTCCTTTATGGCCGCGCCTGGCGGGTTGCTATTTGCTAAGTTGATGGTGCCGGAAACGGAAAAGACCCATGACAAAGTTGATGCCACCACTTTAATTGCAGAAGATGACCGCCCCGCAAACGTGATTGATGCTGCGGCATCCGGCGCCGCTTCCGGTCTACAACTGGCATTGAATGTCGGCGCAATGTTGCTGGCATTTATCGCTTTGATTGCATTGCTCAATGGTATTTTGGGCGGAATTGGCGGTTGGTTTGACTATCCGCAACTCTCGCTAGAGCTGATTCTAGGCTGGGTGTTCTCTCCAATTGCTTATCTGATAGGCATTCCTTGGAGTGAAGCGATGGTGGCTGGCTCGTTTATTGGTCAGAAAATTATCGTCAACGAATTCGTGGCATTTATGAATTTCGGCCAATATCTTCAGTCAGAGGAATTAGTTAAAGCCGCTGGTTTACAGGTTATTTCTGAACACACAAAAGCGATTATCTCTTTCGCCCTTTGTGGTTTTGCCAACTTATCGTCGGTCGCCATTTTACTGGGTGGTTTAGGCAGCATGGCACCTAATCGTCGCCATGATATCGCGCGGTTCGGTTTGAAAGCCGTGGCAGCAGGTACATTGTCTAATCTGATGAGTGCCACTATTGCTGGCTTCTTCCTCGCACTCTAA
- the deoC gene encoding deoxyribose-phosphate aldolase: MTDLTACANLNDYAKRALSLMDLTTLNDDDTDDKVIALCHQAKSPAGNTAAICIYPRFIPIARKTLREQGTPDIRIATVTNFPHGHDDIAIALAETRAAIAYGADEVDVVFPYRALMAGNDKIGFELVKQCKEACAAANVLLKVIIETGELKQEHLIRQASEIAIKAGADFIKTSTGKVPVNATLESADIMIRVIRDLGVGKTVGFKPAGGVRTAEDAAQFLQLADQLMGEGWADARHFRFGASSLLASLLTTLGHQSDNKSSGY, from the coding sequence ATGACCGATTTAACCGCCTGCGCGAATCTCAATGATTATGCCAAACGCGCGCTGAGTTTGATGGATTTAACCACTCTGAATGATGATGACACCGATGATAAAGTGATCGCGTTGTGTCATCAGGCAAAAAGTCCTGCCGGTAATACTGCGGCAATCTGTATTTATCCTCGCTTTATTCCTATTGCGCGTAAAACATTGCGTGAACAAGGTACGCCTGACATTCGTATCGCGACGGTAACCAACTTCCCTCATGGTCATGACGATATCGCCATTGCGCTGGCCGAAACCCGTGCTGCTATCGCGTATGGTGCTGATGAAGTGGATGTGGTTTTCCCTTATCGCGCCTTAATGGCGGGGAACGATAAGATCGGTTTCGAATTAGTAAAACAGTGCAAAGAAGCCTGTGCTGCCGCGAATGTTTTATTGAAAGTTATCATTGAAACGGGTGAGTTAAAGCAAGAGCATTTAATTCGCCAAGCCTCTGAAATTGCGATCAAAGCGGGTGCTGATTTTATCAAAACCTCCACCGGTAAAGTCCCGGTGAATGCCACACTGGAAAGTGCCGACATCATGATACGCGTCATTCGCGATTTAGGTGTGGGCAAAACCGTGGGATTCAAACCAGCAGGTGGGGTACGTACTGCTGAAGATGCCGCTCAATTCCTCCAATTGGCTGATCAATTGATGGGAGAAGGCTGGGCCGATGCTCGCCACTTCCGCTTTGGTGCATCCAGTTTGCTCGCCAGCTTGCTCACCACGTTGGGTCATCAGAGCGACAACAAAAGCAGCGGCTACTAA
- a CDS encoding type II toxin-antitoxin system Phd/YefM family antitoxin: MATTILADRSASISELKRNPTATMQSAGGRPVAILNHSKPAFYCVPAELYAAMLDLIEDRELALLVKNRLNEEEVEVKWEDL; the protein is encoded by the coding sequence ATGGCTACTACCATTCTTGCCGATCGCTCTGCGTCTATTAGCGAACTAAAAAGAAATCCAACAGCCACAATGCAATCTGCTGGCGGCCGTCCTGTTGCGATACTAAATCACAGTAAGCCCGCATTTTACTGCGTACCTGCTGAGTTATATGCAGCAATGCTTGATCTTATTGAAGATCGAGAACTAGCACTCCTTGTTAAGAACCGTCTCAATGAGGAAGAAGTCGAGGTTAAGTGGGAGGATCTGTAA
- a CDS encoding YtjB family periplasmic protein, producing the protein MAKAKLKFRLHRTAIVLICLALLVLLMQGASYFSLSHQLARSEQVEELAKTLAKQVTFSLSPIMDSGDDDIDSQKVDAVLQQLTQSSRILDASVYQIDGTLVAAAGENVKVRDRLALDGKRPGSYFNHQIVELIPGKSGPSGFLRMTLDTHVLATESKQVDNTTNLLRLMILVALAVGIILARTLLQGRRSRWQQSPYLLTANTPVKEDDGEDDAPKSEPKPDEK; encoded by the coding sequence ATGGCCAAGGCTAAATTAAAATTTCGACTGCATCGCACCGCTATTGTCCTGATTTGTCTGGCATTGTTAGTTTTGCTTATGCAAGGTGCATCCTATTTCAGCCTCAGTCACCAGCTAGCGCGTTCGGAACAAGTTGAAGAACTGGCCAAAACGTTGGCAAAACAAGTCACTTTCAGCCTATCGCCCATTATGGACAGCGGTGATGATGATATCGATAGCCAAAAAGTCGATGCGGTACTTCAGCAGTTGACGCAGTCTAGCCGCATCTTGGACGCCAGTGTTTATCAGATTGACGGTACGCTCGTGGCCGCTGCCGGTGAAAACGTCAAAGTCCGTGATCGGCTGGCTTTAGATGGTAAACGCCCCGGCAGTTATTTCAATCATCAAATTGTCGAGCTGATTCCCGGCAAGAGCGGGCCAAGTGGATTTTTGCGAATGACGCTAGATACCCATGTTTTGGCGACAGAATCCAAGCAAGTGGACAATACCACCAACTTGCTGCGCCTGATGATACTGGTCGCGCTCGCTGTGGGGATCATTCTGGCCCGAACCTTACTGCAAGGCCGCCGCAGCCGCTGGCAGCAATCACCTTATCTGCTGACTGCGAATACGCCAGTAAAAGAAGACGATGGTGAAGATGATGCGCCAAAGTCAGAGCCAAAACCTGACGAAAAATAG
- the serB gene encoding phosphoserine phosphatase, with amino-acid sequence MSNSLTYCDLPSEIYQWPGLPLSLSGDEVMPLDYRAGHTGWLLYGRKLDKKRITHFQRQLGAAMVIVSAWCVDDYQVIRLAGSLTPRIKTLADESGLDVAPLGAIPHLRTPGLLVMDMDSTAIQIECIDEIAKLAGVGEEVAAVTERAMQGELDFAASLRQRVATLKGADANILKQVRDELPLMPGLTSLVRKLQALDWHVAIASGGFTYYAEYLRDKLRLVEVAANELEIKDGKLTGKVLGPIVDAQYKADTLLKLAEKLNIPVAQTVAIGDGANDLKMMQAAGLGLAFHAKPKVYAKAKVAIRHGDLMSVLCILTGSLKHEER; translated from the coding sequence ATGTCTAATAGTCTGACCTATTGTGATCTTCCTTCGGAGATCTACCAATGGCCGGGTCTGCCACTTTCACTCAGTGGTGATGAAGTCATGCCGCTGGATTATCGTGCTGGTCACACGGGTTGGCTGTTGTACGGTAGGAAGCTAGATAAAAAGCGTATTACCCATTTTCAACGCCAATTAGGTGCGGCAATGGTGATTGTTTCTGCTTGGTGTGTGGATGATTATCAGGTGATCCGCCTTGCAGGTAGCCTAACACCTCGCATTAAAACGCTGGCGGATGAAAGTGGCCTTGATGTTGCGCCATTGGGTGCCATCCCCCATTTACGTACCCCTGGCTTACTCGTCATGGATATGGATTCAACCGCCATCCAAATCGAATGTATCGATGAAATCGCCAAACTGGCAGGGGTGGGAGAAGAAGTTGCTGCTGTCACTGAACGTGCCATGCAAGGTGAGCTGGATTTCGCCGCTAGTCTGCGCCAGCGAGTCGCGACCCTCAAAGGGGCCGATGCCAATATTCTCAAACAAGTCCGCGACGAGCTGCCTTTAATGCCGGGCCTGACCAGCCTAGTGCGCAAGCTCCAAGCGCTGGATTGGCATGTGGCAATCGCCTCCGGTGGCTTTACCTATTATGCCGAATACCTACGTGACAAATTACGGTTGGTAGAAGTTGCGGCTAATGAGCTTGAGATCAAAGATGGCAAGCTGACAGGCAAAGTACTCGGGCCAATCGTTGATGCGCAATATAAAGCCGACACCCTGCTGAAACTGGCCGAAAAATTGAATATCCCCGTGGCGCAGACCGTCGCAATAGGCGACGGCGCAAATGACCTAAAAATGATGCAAGCCGCAGGGCTAGGTCTGGCATTTCATGCCAAGCCCAAAGTTTACGCTAAAGCGAAAGTGGCGATCAGGCATGGTGACCTAATGAGTGTGCTTTGTATTTTGACAGGGAGTCTTAAGCACGAGGAGCGCTAA
- the radA gene encoding DNA repair protein RadA, with protein MAKAPKRAFVCNECGADYPRWQGQCSACNAWNTITEIRLAAASSSSRTERFTGYAGDTGVSRVQKLSDISLEEVPRFSTGFLEFDRVLGGGVVPGSAILIGGNPGAGKSTLLLQTLCKLSENMKTLYVTGEESLQQVAMRAHRLGLPTAGLNMLSETSIEQICLIAEQEQPRLMVIDSIQVMHMADIQSSPGSVAQVRETAAYLTRFAKTRGVAIVMVGHVTKDGSLAGPKVLEHCIDCSVMLDGDGDSRFRTLRSHKNRFGAVNELGVFAMTEQGLREVSNPSAIFLSRGDEVTAGSSVMVVWEGTRPLLVEIQALVDHSMMSNPRRVAVGLEQNRLAILLAVLHRHGGLQMSDQDVFVNVVGGVKVTETSADLALLMSLVSSLRDRPLPQDLVVFGEVGLAGEIRPVPSGQERISEAAKHGFKRAIVPHANMPKKPLPNMQVFGVKKLADALAVLEDL; from the coding sequence GTGGCTAAAGCGCCAAAACGGGCATTTGTCTGTAATGAATGCGGGGCGGATTATCCGCGCTGGCAAGGGCAGTGCAGCGCATGTAATGCTTGGAACACCATTACCGAAATTCGGTTGGCGGCGGCCTCGTCGTCATCCCGTACTGAACGTTTTACCGGCTATGCGGGCGACACAGGGGTCAGTCGAGTCCAAAAACTCTCGGACATTAGCCTCGAAGAAGTGCCGCGCTTCTCAACGGGCTTCCTCGAGTTTGATCGGGTACTGGGCGGTGGTGTCGTGCCGGGCAGCGCCATTCTGATTGGGGGCAATCCGGGCGCGGGGAAAAGTACCCTGCTGCTACAAACCCTCTGCAAACTGTCCGAAAACATGAAAACCCTGTATGTCACCGGCGAAGAGTCGCTGCAACAGGTGGCTATGCGCGCCCATCGCTTGGGGCTACCCACTGCTGGCCTGAATATGCTGTCGGAAACCAGCATCGAACAGATCTGCCTGATTGCTGAGCAAGAACAACCGCGGCTGATGGTGATCGACTCCATTCAGGTCATGCACATGGCCGATATCCAATCATCACCGGGCAGTGTGGCGCAAGTGCGCGAAACCGCGGCTTACCTGACGCGTTTTGCTAAAACACGAGGCGTCGCCATTGTGATGGTCGGCCATGTCACCAAAGATGGCTCGCTGGCGGGGCCAAAAGTATTAGAGCATTGCATCGATTGCTCGGTGATGCTCGATGGTGACGGTGACTCACGATTCCGCACCTTGCGCAGCCATAAAAACCGTTTCGGGGCCGTCAATGAGTTAGGTGTCTTTGCCATGACCGAACAAGGTCTGCGCGAAGTCAGCAATCCATCAGCGATTTTCCTCAGCCGTGGCGATGAAGTCACCGCCGGAAGCTCAGTGATGGTGGTATGGGAAGGCACTCGCCCGCTCTTGGTTGAGATACAAGCGCTGGTGGATCACTCCATGATGTCTAACCCGCGCCGTGTGGCGGTGGGGCTGGAACAAAACCGGTTAGCCATTTTACTGGCGGTTTTGCATCGCCATGGTGGTTTGCAGATGTCGGATCAAGATGTCTTCGTCAATGTGGTCGGCGGTGTGAAAGTGACTGAAACCAGTGCGGATCTGGCCTTGTTGATGTCGCTGGTTTCCAGCCTGCGTGATCGCCCACTGCCACAAGATCTCGTGGTGTTCGGTGAGGTGGGGTTAGCCGGTGAAATCAGGCCGGTGCCCAGTGGTCAGGAACGTATTTCTGAAGCGGCCAAACATGGATTTAAACGCGCCATCGTCCCCCATGCCAATATGCCCAAAAAACCGCTGCCCAATATGCAGGTTTTCGGCGTGAAAAAGCTGGCCGATGCGCTCGCCGTTTTAGAAGATCTGTAA
- the deoA gene encoding thymidine phosphorylase — protein sequence MFLAQEIIRKKRDGQPLSEEEIRFFINGIRDNVVSEGQIAALAMTIYFHDMSMPERVALTMAMRDSGTVLDWKSLNLNGPIVDKHSTGGVGDVTSLMLGPMVAACGGYVPMISGRGLGHTGGTLDKLEAIPGFDIFPDDSAFRKIIQDVGVAIIGQTSSLAPADKRFYATRDITATVDSIPLITASILAKKLAEGLDALVMDVKVGSGAFMPTYQLSADLAQAIVGVANGAGCKTTALLTDMNQVLASSAGNGVEVREAVRFLTGEYRNPRLLEVTMALCVEMLLSGGLAQDEADARAKLQAVLDNGKAAEVFGRMVAAQKGPSDFVERYDSYLPVAMLSKPVFAERSGIITAMDTRALGMSVVALGGGRRRATDPIDYSVGLTDMIRLGTHVDGQLPLAVIHANNEDDWQQAADAVRKAITLGDKAPEETPVIYRRITE from the coding sequence TTGTTTCTCGCACAAGAAATTATTCGTAAAAAACGCGATGGTCAGCCACTGAGCGAAGAAGAAATTCGCTTTTTCATCAATGGGATCCGCGATAACGTGGTTTCCGAAGGGCAGATTGCAGCTTTGGCAATGACCATTTATTTCCATGATATGAGCATGCCTGAGCGTGTGGCGCTCACTATGGCAATGCGTGATTCTGGCACTGTGCTGGACTGGAAGAGCCTGAATCTCAATGGCCCAATTGTGGATAAACACTCCACCGGTGGTGTCGGCGATGTGACATCATTGATGCTCGGCCCGATGGTGGCCGCGTGTGGCGGCTATGTGCCGATGATTTCCGGCCGTGGCTTAGGGCATACTGGCGGGACGTTGGATAAACTGGAAGCCATTCCCGGTTTTGATATTTTCCCCGATGATAGTGCTTTTCGTAAAATCATTCAGGATGTTGGTGTGGCGATTATTGGCCAAACCAGCTCGTTGGCACCGGCGGATAAACGCTTCTATGCCACCCGTGATATCACCGCAACGGTTGACTCTATCCCATTGATTACCGCTTCTATTCTCGCCAAGAAACTGGCGGAAGGTTTAGATGCGCTGGTGATGGATGTCAAAGTCGGTTCGGGCGCTTTTATGCCAACTTATCAGTTATCTGCTGATTTGGCGCAGGCGATAGTCGGTGTCGCGAACGGCGCTGGCTGCAAAACCACTGCGCTATTAACCGACATGAATCAGGTATTGGCTTCCAGCGCCGGTAATGGCGTTGAAGTGCGCGAAGCCGTGCGATTCCTCACCGGCGAATATCGTAACCCGCGCTTGTTGGAAGTCACTATGGCACTCTGTGTTGAAATGCTGCTATCCGGTGGCTTGGCACAAGATGAAGCGGATGCTCGAGCCAAGTTGCAAGCCGTACTGGATAACGGGAAGGCGGCAGAGGTCTTTGGTCGCATGGTCGCGGCGCAAAAAGGCCCGAGTGATTTCGTCGAACGCTACGACAGCTACTTACCGGTTGCCATGTTGAGTAAGCCGGTCTTCGCTGAACGGTCTGGCATTATCACTGCGATGGATACACGCGCATTAGGCATGTCCGTGGTTGCCCTTGGCGGTGGTCGCCGTCGTGCAACCGATCCGATTGATTACAGTGTTGGTTTAACCGATATGATCCGTTTGGGCACCCATGTTGACGGTCAACTTCCCTTAGCCGTGATTCATGCCAATAACGAAGACGATTGGCAGCAGGCAGCAGATGCTGTGCGCAAGGCCATCACGTTGGGTGACAAAGCGCCGGAAGAAACACCCGTTATCTATCGCCGTATCACGGAATAA
- the deoB gene encoding phosphopentomutase produces MKRTFIMVLDSFGIGASADAKKFGDEGADTLGHIAEACARGEANVGRSGPLTLPNLSRLGLGKAAEESTGKFPVGLDKNADIIGAYGYASELSSGKDTPSGHWEIAGVPVLFDWGYFSDVENSFPPELLDKLVKRANLPGYLGNCHSSGTVILDQLGEEHMKTGKPIFYTSADSVFQIACHEETFGLDRLYELCEIAREELTEGGYNIGRVIARPFIGDKPGHFQRTGNRHDLAVEPPAPTMLKKLVDEKSGEVVSIGKIADIYAHVGITHKVKATGLDALFDATIEEMKKAGDNTIVFTNFVDFDSSYGHRRDVAGYAAALELFDRRLPELMALVKEDDILILTADHGCDPTWPGTDHTREHIPVLVYGPKVKPGSLGHRETFADIGQTVASYFDLSPMDYGKNML; encoded by the coding sequence ATGAAACGTACATTTATTATGGTATTAGACTCATTTGGTATTGGTGCGAGCGCTGATGCTAAAAAGTTTGGTGACGAAGGAGCGGATACACTGGGCCACATCGCCGAGGCTTGCGCCCGTGGTGAAGCCAATGTTGGCCGCAGTGGCCCACTGACCTTGCCGAACCTGAGCCGTTTAGGATTGGGAAAAGCTGCTGAAGAGTCGACCGGAAAATTCCCTGTCGGGTTAGATAAAAACGCTGACATCATTGGTGCTTATGGCTACGCCAGCGAGTTATCCTCGGGTAAAGACACGCCATCAGGCCACTGGGAAATTGCCGGTGTACCCGTACTGTTCGATTGGGGCTACTTCAGTGATGTAGAAAACAGCTTCCCACCGGAATTACTGGATAAACTGGTCAAACGCGCCAACTTACCCGGCTATCTGGGGAACTGCCATTCAAGTGGCACCGTTATCCTCGATCAACTGGGTGAAGAACACATGAAAACCGGAAAACCGATTTTCTACACTTCTGCTGACTCGGTGTTCCAGATTGCTTGCCATGAAGAAACATTTGGCCTTGATCGCCTGTACGAACTATGCGAAATCGCACGCGAAGAACTGACCGAAGGTGGCTACAATATTGGCCGCGTGATTGCGCGTCCGTTTATTGGCGATAAGCCGGGCCACTTCCAACGCACCGGTAACCGCCATGATCTGGCTGTTGAGCCGCCTGCACCGACCATGCTGAAAAAGCTGGTGGACGAGAAAAGTGGCGAAGTGGTTTCTATCGGTAAAATCGCTGATATTTACGCCCATGTTGGCATCACACATAAAGTGAAGGCCACTGGTCTCGATGCACTGTTTGATGCGACCATTGAAGAGATGAAAAAAGCGGGTGATAACACCATCGTGTTCACCAACTTTGTTGATTTTGACTCATCTTATGGTCACCGTCGTGATGTGGCAGGTTATGCCGCCGCGTTGGAACTGTTTGACCGCCGCTTGCCAGAACTGATGGCACTGGTGAAAGAAGATGACATTCTTATCCTGACCGCTGACCATGGTTGTGACCCTACTTGGCCGGGCACCGATCATACTCGTGAGCACATTCCGGTCTTGGTCTATGGCCCGAAAGTAAAACCGGGATCATTGGGGCACCGTGAAACCTTTGCCGATATTGGGCAGACAGTGGCGAGTTACTTTGATTTGTCGCCAATGGATTACGGTAAGAACATGCTCTAA
- a CDS encoding type II toxin-antitoxin system RelE family toxin has product MSGNDFKPQLKFKKSAKKEWDALDAKVRDSFKKKLKKRAQSLEALKPQKHKLSGIERCYKIKLRSDGYRLIYQVTETPNGEFSIVITVITVDRREDVYDTLKIKINKADADILSSLRIIESRSDDDE; this is encoded by the coding sequence TTGTCAGGGAATGATTTCAAGCCGCAGCTAAAATTTAAGAAAAGCGCCAAAAAAGAGTGGGATGCTCTTGACGCTAAAGTCAGAGATAGTTTTAAGAAAAAGTTGAAAAAACGAGCTCAGTCTCTTGAGGCGCTTAAACCACAGAAACATAAGTTATCTGGGATTGAGCGGTGCTACAAAATCAAGTTACGCAGTGATGGCTATCGATTAATCTATCAGGTTACCGAAACCCCAAACGGTGAATTCAGTATTGTTATCACTGTTATTACTGTCGATCGACGCGAAGATGTTTATGACACACTGAAAATTAAAATAAATAAAGCTGATGCAGATATTTTAAGCTCATTACGTATTATTGAGTCGCGAAGCGATGACGATGAATAG
- the nadR gene encoding multifunctional transcriptional regulator/nicotinamide-nucleotide adenylyltransferase/ribosylnicotinamide kinase NadR codes for MLQFDYLKTAIKQKGCTLQQVAEASGMTKGYLSQLLNDKIKSPSAQKLEALHRFLELEFPRREKKVGVVFGKFYPLHTGHIFLIQRACSQVDELHVILCHDEPRDRELFENSSMSQQPTVSDRLRWLLQTFKYQKNIHIHSFDEHGIEPYPHGWDVWSRGVKKFMAEKGIIPSFIYSSESQDAPRYREQLGIETILIDPQRSFMNISGRQIRRDPFRYWDYIPTEVKPFFVRTVAILGGESSGKSTLVNKLANIFNTTSAWEYGRDYVFSHLGGDEMALQYSDYDKIALGQAQYVDFAVKYANKVAFIDTDFVTTQAFCKKYEGREHPFVQALIDEYRFDLVILLENNTPWVADGLRSLGSDRDRKSFQNLLEQMLRSNNIEYVHVESADYDERFLRCVELVQQLLAADLQRLARPSVLVEAREESR; via the coding sequence ATGCTGCAGTTTGACTATCTCAAAACCGCAATTAAGCAAAAGGGTTGTACCTTACAGCAGGTCGCTGAAGCCAGCGGCATGACGAAAGGCTATTTAAGCCAGTTGCTCAACGACAAAATTAAAAGCCCCAGTGCGCAAAAGCTTGAAGCTCTGCACCGTTTTCTTGAGCTGGAATTTCCACGCCGCGAGAAAAAAGTCGGCGTAGTGTTTGGTAAATTTTACCCGCTCCACACCGGCCATATCTTTTTAATCCAACGTGCCTGTAGTCAGGTTGACGAGCTGCATGTCATTTTGTGCCACGATGAGCCACGAGATCGCGAGCTATTCGAAAACAGTTCGATGTCACAGCAGCCGACCGTCAGCGACCGCCTACGCTGGTTACTGCAAACCTTTAAGTATCAGAAAAATATCCACATTCATTCCTTTGATGAACATGGGATTGAGCCTTATCCGCACGGTTGGGATGTGTGGAGCCGTGGCGTTAAGAAATTTATGGCGGAAAAGGGCATCATCCCCAGTTTTATTTACTCCAGTGAAAGTCAGGATGCGCCGCGTTACCGTGAGCAGCTCGGCATCGAAACGATTCTGATCGACCCACAGCGCTCATTTATGAATATCAGTGGCCGCCAAATCCGCCGCGACCCTTTCCGCTACTGGGATTATATTCCAACAGAAGTGAAGCCCTTTTTTGTCCGGACGGTGGCGATACTCGGGGGGGAATCCAGCGGTAAATCAACGCTGGTCAATAAGTTAGCCAATATCTTCAATACCACCAGTGCGTGGGAATATGGCCGCGATTATGTTTTCTCTCATCTGGGTGGCGATGAGATGGCACTTCAATATTCAGATTATGACAAGATCGCGCTCGGACAAGCGCAGTACGTAGATTTTGCGGTGAAGTACGCCAATAAAGTGGCGTTTATCGATACCGATTTTGTGACCACGCAGGCGTTCTGCAAAAAATATGAGGGGCGCGAACACCCCTTCGTACAAGCGTTAATTGATGAATATCGCTTTGATCTGGTGATTTTGCTGGAAAACAACACGCCGTGGGTGGCCGATGGTTTACGCAGTCTTGGCAGTGATCGTGACCGTAAATCATTCCAGAACTTATTGGAGCAGATGTTACGCAGCAATAATATTGAATACGTGCATGTTGAGTCAGCCGATTATGACGAACGTTTCTTACGCTGTGTAGAGCTGGTGCAGCAGCTTTTGGCCGCCGACCTGCAACGCCTTGCCCGCCCTTCAGTATTAGTTGAAGCGCGGGAAGAGTCGCGATAG